gttaaaactaaGGAAGTCCCATCTTTCCTTCTTCACCTGGTCATCCTACATATTCACCTTTGTAGCTTAGCCTTTATGAGTTGTTTGATGTGAAGGAATAAGAAGGTTCCTCCTTAAAGCTCCCCCTCCCATTTATTTCCACACACCAAGTCCATCTTAAAGTCAGAGGAGCAAGCCAGGTCTGCTTGGTTTTTGAACAGTTGGCAACcctgatcagttggcaaccttgccatcacctccccctccttccatAGGAGGTCAGAACCCCTCCTCTAGAAAGCTTACAGAGTCAGCTTTGACTCCCTGTGTCTTCCAGAGCTAGCCCTGTGAGGCCCCTCCATGCTGCACCTCCACTGGGCCCACCTTCCTGCATCCTTACCTGTCCCTTCCAGAGATGCTCTGCCTGGACCTTGGGAACAGGCTTGCTGCAACGGTTCCCAAACAGTCCAGCAGGGGGAGACCTCGCGCCGGCCAAAGACGCCTGCTTTCTCAAATAAACGACAAACTCTATATGACCCAAGCAGGCTACCATCCGCCGTTCCTGGAGCAAAGCATGCTGGGGGTTGTAGTTCCGACGACGCGTTCAAGCGGAGGTGATTAACAGAGCGAGGCGTTTAATGGAGTGTAGTCCGAGCAGACTACATTTCCCATGGACCCTTGCGAAGGGAGTTATGGCCGCCGGCGAAAGGCACGACGGGAGTCGTGATTCTGAGGGACCGGCGTGGAGAGGCGTCATGGCGGCCACGGCCTCCTCTGCGGGCTCCGGGAGGCCCGACGAAGCGGAGGCGCCTCCCGGGCCGGCGCCGGTGCTGCAGTACAGCCTGCTGCTGGACTACTTGGTGGGCGAGAAGCGGGGCGCGAGGCAGGCGCGGGCCTTCGACCCGGCCGCCCTCGGCGGCTTCCCGACCCCGGCCAAGAGCCCCGAGCAGAAGATGGTGGAGCGGGCCATGGAGAGCTGCGGGTTCAAGGCCGCGCTGGCCTGCGTCGGGGGTGGGTACGGCCTGGGAGGGGAAGGAGTCGGGGGCGGGGCCTGTGCTGGTGGGCGGGGCCAGGAGCCCTACCTCAatttcagagcccaggtcagccagacgggtagacctgggtttcCGTTCTcagactgccctctggagccacctctttcaggcgggtagacctgggctcccacccggAAACGGAGCCCAGATCTGTCTgccaggcagacctgggctcccattccaactcaacTCTGTCAGCCACCAGTGCCCACCCctgtgggtgttcccctggctcCCAACTTCACTCCCCACTGGTGCTcacacacccatgccccccccattcacccatggagggagggagattgTTGGTTTAAGGTGCCTGTGAATGGAGAGAAGGTCCTGCTTCCTCTGACACAATACCTTGTGGTATGAATCACAATCATTTGTTTGGTGCCATCCACAAGTATGGCACTTTACGTAAAGTGGGatgacaggtccctgccccgaggggcttgcagtcttctagatcagtgtttctcaaccagtggtactcgtaccactggtggtacttaaggtggtttCCAGTGGTACCCATGAGATCCCCagaccccaccacctggcagtgagaccagcaatactaCATGACAAGCCtcgaggcagatctacaaggagctgctacacctgaggtttctgttaggctcctgataacaagattaactgatatagaaaagcaagagattttgggtgcagcacaaaaaaaatgtttgcccctgaatttccacctaagtaatacatttggtcaacaaccaaagtatctgaccttcttggagtgcccctttgcaaggagggcttttacattagctcgctgcaatgtgttgccttctaaagacctacttggcaggtttagaaatgccccgaaggaagaacgagtctgtaactgtggccttagagaggtagactctcttttaacacattgttttgcactgtgttagcaatcaaaTGCCTAGAGACCAGTACtttctcccattattaagaactaaaaaaggtctttctgagaatatttgcctacaatttttgttggcgggagattctaaactcatgacccttccagttgtgaaatttttacacctgagtaacttgaagagggctaatctgttggtcctaagcaacctggagttactgcacaagtaaattgttgtgttttaacctttacctttatttgctttttaacatatatttgtatattggattgtttagagatattatgtgttaatttttatgcctaataaaggtttgattgattgatactacatgacaagcagcagtagtagGCACGGCTTGGCAGGCACTGCTCCAACATGCACTTTTTGTATGCTCATAAAGCCCTCCTGTTTGTTCTGAGCCTCTTATtagtgtttgttgcattatgtctggtctcccaatctgaAAGATCAGACACAGTGTATCACCTGACATCATCATTCgttacatctggtggtacttccaataggtggaccatgtgaagtggtacagtgggggacaaatgttgagaaacactgttctagatcagcgtttctcaaccagtggtatgggtactaccagtggtactcgaggtggtgtctagtggtacttgtgggacccctggacatctgcgcCCAGCAActagaccaggaatgtgacacaataaacaatggtaggaggcttggcttggcggaCAGAGCTCCAcaacatgcttttctgcactacCTGGTGGAGCAGGTTTTGTGGAGctctcctatccaccctgagcctcttactggtgtttgttgtgtcgcatctgACTTGAGTGGCTGGGAGAGTGAAATTTTTAGCCTCgtgaacctaggtgggtctcagtaaagtgtcattttaagaagtaagtcccagtactaaagagtttgggaaccactgttctagatgttAACAGAGGGAAGAGAACAGGGAAAAtggattatttttattatttttcatggATGCTGACTTGGGTTTAGTTTCAGTTCCATATTTCTGCTaatatttattgttcacatttctGTGTTGCATCCAGAAGACACtagaacagaacagaaaatataaTGGAATGGAATTGTCGTTTGCATTCAGCTTtgtaatgttttattttatgcccTTGATAAATTGTGTTTCTACACAGATACTTTTAGGGGCAGTATCTAATTTAAGGGGAAATTTGGTGGGCTATTTTTTTagtaattgtattgtattggcttTACGTTGGAGATGAAAAGTGAGCTCTAAATGCTTCAAAtaagggtgtgtgtttgtgtgtgtatggcattaaaacaaattaaaaacagtttttattgACTGTAGTAAATAACACTAGAAAGGTATTGCAACATAAGAATAGCAGCTGGGAATCGAAAAATGGGGAAAGGGGTCAGTGCAAGTGATGGGAGCTGGCTGGAACTGAGTAACTGGGAAAGCTCTGAGAAACAAAACAGGGAGGCTGTTTGGAGCCAGCCACAATGACAAGCACTTGCTGGCTTTTCTTTACTTGGTAGGCTTCGTGTTGGGGGGTGCCTTTGGCGTGTTCACTGCCGGCATTGATACCAACGTAGGATTTGATCCCAAGGATCCATACCGCACACCGACTGCCAAAGAGGTCTTGAAAGACATGGGGCAAAGAGGAATGTCCTATGCTAAGAATTTTGCTATTGTGGGTGCCATGTTTTCTTGTACCGAATGCCTAGTGGAATCGGTGAGTATCTTATTTTGATGAGCTAGtttcctgaggtggggggggggggagtgaaatcAGCAGCTACTCCTGTCCATCTATATGTTCTGATATCTTATGCTTAGATCTGCACTTTCTAGTGGCAacatcttctagagcaggggcatcaaacataaggcctgggggccggacgCAGCCTGCggaatctggccctcaggctctcagctgctgagcagtgctgaggtgttactgctgaaaggacagcccacatgaaaattgggctcacccatgtcttgaaagattatcaagatttgtgtattttctcttctgtcatttgcaactaatgagttcctaagtgagaaaaagtggtgcatatttttggttatgaccagtttaatgacatcagttcttgcctcatgacatcacttgcagccctcagaaggcatcatgaatgctattcggccctctgtatgaaacgagtttgacacccctgttctagagagagTAATTTGGTGGTCTCCATCTCAGGTCATTGGATTTATTCATTTAAACACGCAATTGTTTAGATGGATGCTAGATGTAGCCTTCATGTAGTTGGTCTTTACCCTGTGTTCTTTGTTTCTGTAGTATCGAGGAAAATCTGACTGGAAGAACAGCGTTATGAGTGGATGTATAACTGGAGGAGCCATTGGATTTAGGGGTAAGTAGCATTTTCTTTGAATATTTGTTGGGTTCATCTGGAATCTGGGTAAGACAACATGCTGGGAGTCTTACCTTTTCTTGTGGTTTAGTAGTAATGCCCCTACAGCATATACCACCCTCTATTTTTCACTttcatataccacctttcctccagcaAGCTCAGGCCTGTGTACAAGGTTCCACTCACTACTTATAACATGTTCTGAGAGATCATAATTGGCCCAAAGTCAGTAAAATTCATGGTTGAACCTGGGTTTTCCTGGTCCAAGTCTAACATTCTACAGTGGACCCGCCTTATCTccaggctcagcatctgtgggtgCCGAGCCCACTTTGCAAAGGGCCTCCTGGATGCgattggaagccacttctggtttgcgctGGTGGCTTCTAATTGAATcaggaaagcattctgaggtgtgggaaggtTGGCACAACCTCCAGAGGGTTGGGCATGGCCTCCAGGTTAGCAATTGCAGTGATGTGCCTGCCCCCCTTGCAGATTCCAGTATCAGTATCCATTCTGGAATGGATTCTCCACAGATACTGAGAACCCACTGTAGCCCCACATCATACTATACTGGCTCTTTGCAGTTGTGCACCACCATCACTTGACTCAATTCAGCGGGACCTCTGCAGGAAGTTTCCAGTGACTCAAACCTGTGgttccttgccttgaggaagccCTTTCTGTGTGAACTAGTTTGCTGAGGACCCTTCTTGCATTTGCCACAACCTTGTGAATCTTATCTTCCCTTTCCACCAAATAAAGGGTGCCCCATAATGCATCCAACCTTGGCTGCAGTGCATCTGCACTGTGGTGGGCAAGCAGACTTTCAAGGGGAACTTTTCTGCCTTTCCCACCATGTTCTGTGGGAGGCTTCCAGAACAGTTTGTAATCCACTTCTGTAGTCTCAGCCACTGGATGGTGGCACTGTAGTATCTGCCAGGTGTGCCAAAGAAAACCAAATGGAGTTCAGGGTCAGGCTAGTAGAAAGCCATGCTTTCTTGCTGAAACCTGGTCTAATCTTCCCTAAGAGCATTAAATGGCTCTTTGAAAAGCTTCTAACTAAGTTTGTTATGCTTGGCCTGCTTGGTTTAAATTGCTTTGGAAAAAACAGCTGTTGCTTCCTTATCTATTCTACCAGGATTGTCGCCTCTGGTTTTGCCAGGGCTTCCTTCCTACCAGCATAGGCTGTGTTCAGCATAggcctgctgttttcaaactctcagggagagttttcaaactctcagaactctcagggagtttgaaaaccgcagtaagttcttgcaggggagggaggcagcaggggtgggggggaggcagctacgcattccccaggatcgtgttgctaactccctggtccctgcagcagctgtcctggggtgcagagagccctgcagatgcttgtgcagggctccttgcaacccaggacagctgctgcagggaccagggagtgcatcccagtccctgcagccctgttagcaacatgatcctggggatcacattgctgccgccccaccccttaagggggcagaggccaaggccttcaggctggggtgtcgcgatgccccagtttgaaaaccactggcatagCCGTGTGTAACACACCCTCTACTCTCTGCCTTCTCCCAGGAGGGCCGTTCCACATCACAAGGGCTGGTAAAGGACATGGCCAGGTTACTCCTATGGGGAATGCTCCCTCAATAAAGGAGAAACTTACCATGCTTAGGCTACTTTGCAGGTGGGGCATTTGATACAGTCTTGCGGGAGCCCCCAAATACTACTTTGTCCACCTCTCTCGCCCACTCAGGCTGCTTGTCTGCAACCACCTACCTTGAGCTTCTTAGCTTGATGGACTGGATCAAGTTTGGGATGGCCAAATAGGGGCGCGGGGTGAGCTATGACTCTGAAGCCCATGCCAACAGACCAGCTGTATTCAGGCAGAAGAGGTCCTGCTCCTCCTTTCCACAATCCAGTCTGTTTCCTCATCTGTACCTTCTCTCACCTTGCTTCTTCTCTTCAAGGGGGCCCTCTCCAGTCTCTTCCTCTTGGCTCCTCCTTCCTCAGCCCTTGCCCTTTTTCTTCCCTGCTCCTTCACTAGTACTAAGTCTATGTGCATCTGTCTCTTGCTGCCCTGACGCTGTCGTGCCCCaccttctttctccttccagtCAGTCAcctgtctttctctctcccaccccctttaTACCTTCCACCCTTCCTGCATAACCCCCCCCAGGGTGGGTGAGTGAGCTTGTGCCTAGTAATGTCAGTAGTGACAGGTTGCCCCAGCTGAGCATGGTGCAGTCTTCTGTCAGCTGTAGCCAAGATGGTGGCGGGCTCTACATTGTGCCTTCCTTAAGACCCTCAGCGTGATCAAAGTGAGACTGACTGCTCATGCAAAGCAGTCTGTCTCATTTTAATCAGACTGAGGGTCTTAAGGAAGCATAGGCTTAGCTAAGGGGAAAACTTGAGCGTGTGCTATTCTCACTGTCTACTCTTCCTTTGCAGCTGGTTTAAAAGCAGGTGTTCTTGGCTGTGGAGGCTTTGCAGCATTCTCTGCAGTGATTGACTATTACCTGCGGTAGCTGCCTAAGCCAGCATGGAAGGACTTCCTGGTGTAACTTGTGCAGGACAGTTGCCACAACGAACTTCCTTCTTCCCAGGCTGTCAGTGTTTAGGGAACGGTTGGAGTATGGCACTGAGTGTCCTAGGAAGTGGACATGGTACAGCCCACAGCCAGAGTTGGTGAATCATCTGAGCCAAAGCTGTGGATGGGCACTACTGAAGAGGCACAACTGATTGTGAATTCCAAAGACAGAAGCACATTTGCCTGGCTGCTGTTGCGTCATCTCAGCACTTCTTACAAACACAGACTGGTTTTTTTGTTACCATTTTAGACACAAGAGAAATGGAGAGACTAATTTATTTCAGGTACTCAACCTGTTGTGTAAAGTGTCTGATGCTTAATAAAATAGGAAAATTTTTCAGAGGCCCAAAAAGTATCTTGTAGCTAGGAGTTTGCTGATTGGTTTCAGCTCTAGACTAAGAGGCCTGAACAATTATTAAGGAAACCCTTGGAAGAGATATTTGTATAGCTGTTACCTATACAAGCTAAATAAAACCTCTTGGTTTGCAACATGGACACCATTCTCTGTAATACCCTCCTGCCAAAGAAATGTATAGTAAAAGCAGGAGTGACACCAgtttcccctctcctctcccacgAATGGGTA
The DNA window shown above is from Tiliqua scincoides isolate rTilSci1 chromosome 8, rTilSci1.hap2, whole genome shotgun sequence and carries:
- the TIMM22 gene encoding mitochondrial import inner membrane translocase subunit Tim22 — translated: MAATASSAGSGRPDEAEAPPGPAPVLQYSLLLDYLVGEKRGARQARAFDPAALGGFPTPAKSPEQKMVERAMESCGFKAALACVGGFVLGGAFGVFTAGIDTNVGFDPKDPYRTPTAKEVLKDMGQRGMSYAKNFAIVGAMFSCTECLVESYRGKSDWKNSVMSGCITGGAIGFRAGLKAGVLGCGGFAAFSAVIDYYLR